A region of Sporosarcina sp. FSL W7-1349 DNA encodes the following proteins:
- a CDS encoding MFS transporter: protein MNKNIISVIGCVAVIFLPGALVFGYPGVMGVYWQEKLNITQSQVGNSMFFILIALGIGAFYIGKLHKKISTRLITTIGTIICSASLIVAAYATNIIMVYLWAFLIGVGSSLIYTPVLTTVQKNYPTKPGLVTGVVNFSFGISAAIMSPVFSAMLIKYDYFLMNIIVLTLTITVGIIVASFIKDENQPELVKPNIDSSNKVHSLSLHQALKSKEFWMFWSTWAFQGAAGMSMISLAVVFGMNKGFDATLAILVLTAFNLTNGFGRIIAGILSDYMPRNLLMSLTFILSGLAYIALPQVNSIIVICILVSIIGFAFGTLFACSAPLATECFGLQNFGLIFGYLFTGYGFVAGILGPSISGLLVDNTSNNFMIVFGYLSILSLLAAVMIYFVNPRKMKPSTS from the coding sequence ATGAATAAAAATATTATTTCCGTAATCGGATGTGTTGCAGTAATTTTCTTACCCGGAGCTTTAGTGTTCGGCTACCCTGGAGTAATGGGAGTATATTGGCAAGAGAAATTAAACATCACACAAAGCCAAGTTGGCAATAGCATGTTTTTTATTTTGATTGCGCTTGGCATTGGGGCTTTTTACATAGGGAAATTACATAAGAAAATTAGTACAAGGCTGATTACTACGATTGGAACGATTATATGCAGTGCATCTTTAATCGTAGCTGCATACGCGACCAATATTATCATGGTCTATCTCTGGGCGTTTTTAATAGGCGTTGGGAGCAGCTTGATTTATACACCGGTTTTAACGACCGTGCAAAAAAACTATCCCACTAAACCTGGTTTGGTTACGGGTGTTGTCAATTTTAGCTTTGGTATTTCTGCTGCTATCATGTCACCGGTTTTTAGTGCGATGTTAATCAAATATGATTATTTCTTGATGAATATAATTGTACTTACCTTAACTATTACGGTTGGAATCATTGTCGCTTCTTTCATCAAGGATGAAAACCAGCCAGAACTTGTGAAGCCAAACATAGATTCCTCTAACAAAGTACATTCTCTTAGTTTACACCAAGCTCTCAAATCGAAAGAGTTTTGGATGTTTTGGTCGACATGGGCATTTCAAGGAGCGGCTGGAATGAGCATGATTTCACTTGCAGTAGTTTTTGGTATGAATAAAGGCTTTGATGCGACTTTGGCAATTTTGGTCTTAACCGCTTTCAATTTAACTAATGGATTTGGTCGTATTATTGCGGGGATCTTATCTGATTATATGCCTAGAAATCTACTAATGAGTTTAACATTTATTCTTTCAGGGCTAGCCTATATTGCATTGCCACAAGTAAATTCAATTATAGTAATTTGTATCTTAGTTTCCATTATTGGATTTGCATTTGGAACTTTATTTGCTTGCTCGGCCCCTTTAGCAACAGAATGTTTTGGCCTGCAAAATTTCGGCTTAATATTTGGTTATTTATTTACGGGATATGGTTTTGTAGCTGGAATTTTAGGACCTTCTATAAGTGGATTATTAGTAGATAATACTAGCAATAACTTTATGATTGTATTCGGGTATTTAAGTATACTAAGTCTTCTTGCTGCCGTAATGATTTATTTTGTCAATCCGAGAAAAATGAAGCCATCTACTTCATAA
- the glnT gene encoding type III glutamate--ammonia ligase — translation MTSKFAGTEQLAAKQNIEELKKELKDKGVKYALGSYVDVHGITKSKMVPIDHLDSMMKGSELYTVYALEGMGGKGPQDDECQTIPDRDSLVILPWKRDVVWFASDLHYHGEPYPLCSRVILKKTMEEARKAGFEFMLGIEPEFYILREEDGKVKPYAPEDTLVMPGYDIRTTLHSMPFLDTMVEYMNELGWDVNSLVHEGGNGQYEFDFTFENAVTTADRLIFLRLMAGEVARQYGAFASFMPKPFVDNFGSGAHHNMSLYKVGTNQNLFYDENDPRGNNLSSIAYSFIAGLLRHAGSLAAISAPLVNSYKRLTPRGMMPQISWAPVYATYGRNNRTAMLRVPKNRPAVENRVPDISANFYLSSALHLAAGLEGIAEGLDPGDLVDFDLYNLSDEELKNLGVGILPRDLLEAVEAFDRDPLTEKVFGKEFKDEWVKLKKKEWAEHHFHVSEYEQKRYMKLF, via the coding sequence ATGACAAGTAAATTTGCAGGAACAGAACAACTCGCGGCAAAACAAAACATTGAAGAATTGAAAAAAGAATTGAAGGACAAAGGGGTTAAATATGCTTTGGGATCTTATGTAGATGTTCATGGCATTACTAAATCGAAGATGGTACCAATTGATCACCTTGATTCAATGATGAAAGGATCGGAGCTCTATACAGTTTATGCTTTGGAAGGGATGGGTGGAAAAGGACCGCAAGATGACGAATGTCAAACTATACCAGATCGAGATAGCTTAGTCATTTTACCATGGAAAAGAGATGTGGTGTGGTTTGCAAGTGACCTCCATTATCACGGTGAACCGTATCCGCTATGTAGTAGAGTGATTTTAAAGAAAACAATGGAAGAAGCTCGAAAAGCTGGTTTTGAATTCATGTTAGGAATTGAACCAGAGTTTTATATCCTACGTGAAGAGGATGGGAAAGTTAAACCGTACGCGCCGGAAGACACATTAGTGATGCCTGGATATGACATTAGAACTACCTTACATTCTATGCCTTTTTTGGATACTATGGTTGAGTATATGAATGAGTTAGGGTGGGATGTAAATTCTTTAGTTCATGAAGGTGGAAATGGTCAATATGAATTTGATTTTACTTTTGAAAATGCTGTAACTACGGCTGATAGACTGATTTTTTTAAGACTAATGGCTGGAGAAGTTGCTAGACAGTATGGCGCATTTGCAAGCTTTATGCCAAAACCCTTCGTGGATAACTTTGGAAGCGGGGCCCATCATAATATGAGCCTTTATAAAGTAGGTACAAATCAAAACCTCTTTTATGATGAAAATGATCCTCGAGGTAATAATTTGTCAAGTATTGCTTACTCCTTTATTGCTGGATTGTTACGTCACGCAGGTTCTTTGGCTGCAATTTCAGCTCCGTTAGTCAATTCCTATAAGCGCTTAACACCGAGAGGTATGATGCCGCAAATAAGTTGGGCACCTGTATATGCTACCTACGGGCGTAACAATAGGACTGCAATGCTAAGAGTTCCTAAAAACCGACCAGCTGTAGAAAATAGGGTTCCAGACATTTCAGCTAACTTTTATTTATCATCTGCTCTTCATTTAGCTGCTGGTCTAGAAGGTATTGCTGAAGGTTTGGATCCGGGAGACCTTGTTGATTTTGATTTATATAATCTCTCAGATGAAGAGTTAAAGAATTTGGGGGTTGGTATACTTCCTAGGGATTTACTGGAGGCTGTCGAAGCATTTGATAGAGATCCTTTAACAGAAAAGGTTTTTGGCAAGGAGTTTAAGGATGAATGGGTAAAATTAAAGAAAAAAGAATGGGCTGAACATCACTTCCATGTCTCTGAATATGAACAAAAACGCTACATGAAATTATTTTAA
- a CDS encoding Lrp/AsnC family transcriptional regulator, whose translation MINKNVIRIPPELDALDEEIVKLLIEDGRMPNTEIAERLHIAEATARRRINRLKEEKIIKVVAVRNPDHFKKFLSTIINIKCERSEIIKTEGFLTNRAETRYVGYSTGKWNLVAEAFFIDNDHLLDFLLEVGELEGVTDIETSVMLRIAKFSYEWEFDTLFK comes from the coding sequence TTGATAAATAAAAATGTAATCCGAATTCCGCCTGAACTTGATGCGCTGGATGAGGAAATTGTAAAGCTGCTAATTGAGGACGGAAGAATGCCGAATACCGAAATAGCTGAAAGACTTCATATAGCAGAAGCAACAGCCAGGCGAAGAATTAATCGTTTAAAGGAAGAAAAGATAATTAAAGTGGTTGCCGTCCGTAATCCCGATCACTTTAAAAAGTTTTTAAGCACAATTATCAATATTAAATGTGAACGCTCGGAAATAATTAAAACTGAAGGCTTCTTAACCAATCGAGCAGAAACTCGTTATGTTGGTTATTCAACAGGAAAATGGAATTTAGTGGCCGAGGCATTTTTTATTGATAATGACCATCTTTTAGATTTTTTGCTCGAGGTTGGTGAACTAGAAGGTGTGACGGACATTGAAACTTCCGTAATGCTGCGAATTGCTAAATTTAGCTACGAGTGGGAGTTTGATACGTTATTTAAATGA
- a CDS encoding gamma-glutamyl-gamma-aminobutyrate hydrolase family protein, with translation MANEYRPLIGITCGVSEKGIEGAYPHVSLPLAFYQVLQNSGAYGIAIPPMFNLSVLSKLDGLILTGGADIDPSFYRQIRKPYTDKPDKIRDNFEFKILVDALNLDIPILGICRGGQLLNVAFGGTLYQDILKECPYLDIHNVKSEQEISHEIELIGTSKLADLTEFNSEAVNSKHHQAIDDLGQGLKVIAVATDNLIEAVESTQHRWVVGVQWHPEVIAKHKNFHQRIFNTFVESVKTNLLRM, from the coding sequence TTGGCAAATGAATACAGGCCGCTGATTGGAATAACCTGTGGGGTTTCAGAAAAGGGTATTGAGGGAGCGTATCCGCACGTCTCCCTGCCCTTGGCTTTTTATCAAGTTTTACAAAATTCGGGTGCATACGGAATTGCCATTCCACCAATGTTCAATCTGTCTGTTTTGAGTAAACTTGATGGCCTGATTTTAACTGGCGGAGCCGACATTGATCCATCTTTTTACAGGCAAATCCGTAAACCGTATACGGACAAACCCGACAAGATTAGAGACAACTTTGAATTTAAAATTCTGGTAGATGCATTAAATTTAGATATCCCTATTTTAGGGATTTGTAGAGGTGGGCAGTTATTGAATGTCGCATTTGGAGGAACACTCTATCAAGACATTTTGAAAGAGTGTCCTTACCTAGACATTCATAATGTGAAATCGGAACAAGAAATCTCCCATGAAATAGAGTTGATAGGTACTTCGAAACTGGCGGATTTAACTGAATTTAATAGTGAGGCAGTAAATTCAAAACACCATCAAGCTATCGATGACTTAGGGCAGGGACTCAAAGTGATTGCTGTAGCTACGGATAATTTAATAGAGGCAGTTGAATCGACACAACATCGTTGGGTGGTAGGTGTTCAATGGCATCCTGAAGTAATAGCAAAGCACAAGAATTTCCACCAGCGTATTTTCAACACTTTTGTAGAATCGGTGAAGACAAACTTATTAAGAATGTAG
- a CDS encoding YlbE family protein, producing the protein MNNISFEEKVKANAYALERIKSSDPYLVDVRTVEEVVPNFKKNMILTSGAPLPWEEYTGGQRNAILSGALFEGLAENLEDAESKITSGEITIAPCHDFGCIGSVTGIYTASMPVFVVEDRTNGNRAFCSPYEGAIEEKITYGLYTDNTRNNLLHLKEVVCNVIGIAVRESGGIALRPIIRRAINMGDELHSRNTAASLLFSRHLFPYLLEQYNTDPVAINQTLDYLNNDYNFLRLAMAACKVTSDTISNIKGCSIVTAMTFSCKEFAIRVSGLGDQWFRAPLPKGQVKLFEGYTDADVSWMGGESCITETMGLGGFVQAAAFTLQDYSGGTPELMIENNNKMYEITLDEHPEYKIPVFQFRGAPLGIDIHRIVESGITPVINMGVAHKDGGQIGAGVVSAPTICFEKATKAYNKVYIRSIANAP; encoded by the coding sequence ATGAATAATATATCATTTGAAGAAAAAGTTAAAGCTAACGCCTATGCTTTGGAAAGGATAAAAAGTTCAGATCCTTATCTAGTTGATGTGAGGACTGTTGAGGAAGTAGTCCCGAACTTTAAAAAAAATATGATATTAACCTCGGGGGCACCTCTCCCCTGGGAAGAATATACAGGTGGGCAGCGTAATGCAATTCTATCTGGCGCGTTATTTGAGGGATTGGCCGAAAATCTAGAGGATGCAGAGTCAAAAATAACCTCTGGAGAAATAACTATCGCCCCATGTCATGATTTTGGCTGTATCGGATCTGTGACAGGTATTTATACCGCATCAATGCCTGTATTCGTAGTGGAAGATAGGACAAACGGTAATCGGGCTTTTTGTTCTCCATACGAGGGAGCAATTGAAGAAAAAATAACTTATGGCTTATATACCGATAACACTCGAAATAATCTCCTCCATCTTAAAGAAGTCGTTTGTAACGTAATTGGGATAGCTGTGCGAGAAAGTGGAGGAATTGCACTTCGTCCAATAATTCGTCGTGCAATTAATATGGGGGATGAACTGCACAGCAGAAATACTGCTGCTTCCCTTCTTTTTAGCAGGCATCTATTTCCTTATTTATTAGAACAATATAATACCGACCCTGTTGCTATCAATCAAACTTTAGATTATTTGAATAACGATTATAATTTTCTCCGTTTAGCGATGGCCGCTTGTAAAGTGACATCCGATACTATCAGTAATATCAAGGGGTGCTCTATAGTTACAGCTATGACATTTAGCTGCAAGGAATTCGCTATTAGGGTAAGTGGTCTAGGGGATCAATGGTTTAGGGCACCTCTTCCAAAAGGACAGGTAAAGTTATTCGAAGGATATACAGATGCCGACGTCTCATGGATGGGAGGGGAAAGCTGTATTACAGAAACAATGGGATTGGGTGGATTTGTTCAAGCAGCAGCATTTACTCTACAGGATTATAGTGGCGGTACTCCAGAATTGATGATTGAAAATAACAATAAAATGTACGAGATTACGTTGGATGAGCATCCGGAATATAAAATACCAGTTTTTCAATTTAGAGGGGCGCCATTAGGGATTGATATACACCGCATCGTTGAATCAGGAATTACTCCAGTGATAAATATGGGAGTAGCACATAAAGATGGGGGTCAAATTGGCGCGGGGGTTGTTAGTGCTCCTACAATCTGTTTTGAAAAAGCGACTAAAGCTTATAATAAAGTTTATATAAGATCAATAGCGAATGCTCCTTGA
- a CDS encoding purine-cytosine permease family protein: protein MKIRNLVSNFGQDSVHPISSENRTLGYFSTASLWIGAAVIVTTVYTGMLLVPELPFLTAFFITIIGSIVGAFFLISVGKIGTITGLPTLILTRGAFGHRGSILPAAALGIMYIGWTFIQTYMAALSLDHAVYYISGYNNINLFVFITAVLTVLIVLFGYRGVVAAERAVASIMVVLALIVFGYMFTKFDVQSLLMMKGSATPEITNMIGFDIVFVTVFTFMALVCDYNRYCKTTRISLVGTFVGYNIGNIIALGLGLTVVGFAVLQGLPMIYDPTDLIGQHSSIVSLIAAIVIFLSVLTTNVMVVYSATMSYLAIFNKHRFWIPALVIGMITIIGSFLKDWLLDHFQDYLILSGVIFIPLVTVMLTDYYLLKKSNYDANEIVSGEKKTYWYIGGVNYAAYLTFVIGTAFAYYFSFVFVLPTGATLFAVFLSFLCYLVLERIQRVLIDKTKLSSSMIENKNFF from the coding sequence ATGAAAATCCGAAATCTCGTTAGTAATTTTGGACAGGACAGTGTGCACCCCATTTCATCTGAGAATCGAACATTAGGCTATTTTTCAACAGCATCATTATGGATTGGTGCAGCAGTAATTGTAACCACTGTCTATACAGGTATGTTACTTGTTCCGGAACTTCCCTTTTTAACAGCTTTTTTCATCACCATCATTGGCTCTATTGTCGGAGCTTTTTTCCTCATATCTGTAGGGAAAATTGGAACAATAACTGGATTACCCACTTTAATACTTACTAGGGGAGCCTTTGGTCATCGTGGATCTATACTACCGGCTGCTGCACTGGGAATAATGTATATTGGTTGGACATTTATTCAAACCTATATGGCGGCTCTAAGTTTAGATCATGCAGTCTACTATATATCAGGCTATAACAATATAAACCTATTTGTATTCATTACTGCCGTACTCACTGTATTAATTGTGCTATTTGGATACCGAGGCGTAGTGGCAGCAGAAAGAGCAGTGGCGAGTATAATGGTAGTGCTTGCATTAATTGTTTTTGGGTACATGTTTACTAAATTTGACGTGCAATCTCTGCTTATGATGAAAGGCAGTGCAACCCCAGAAATCACTAATATGATAGGATTTGATATTGTATTTGTAACAGTTTTTACATTTATGGCCTTAGTTTGCGATTACAATAGATATTGTAAAACAACCCGTATAAGTTTAGTAGGTACTTTTGTTGGTTACAACATTGGCAATATCATTGCTTTAGGTTTAGGGTTAACTGTAGTAGGTTTCGCAGTTTTACAAGGTCTGCCGATGATATATGACCCGACTGATTTAATTGGTCAACATAGCTCAATCGTCTCTCTTATTGCCGCGATTGTTATATTCCTCTCAGTATTAACTACAAATGTAATGGTCGTATACAGTGCCACCATGTCCTACTTGGCAATTTTCAACAAACATCGCTTTTGGATCCCAGCTCTTGTAATAGGTATGATTACAATAATAGGCTCATTTTTAAAGGATTGGTTATTAGACCATTTCCAAGATTATCTAATCTTGAGTGGAGTTATCTTTATTCCACTAGTCACTGTAATGCTCACTGACTATTACCTTCTAAAAAAATCTAATTATGATGCAAATGAAATTGTTAGTGGAGAAAAGAAAACATATTGGTATATAGGAGGGGTAAACTATGCGGCCTATTTAACCTTTGTTATAGGTACTGCCTTTGCGTATTATTTTTCCTTTGTTTTTGTATTACCAACTGGCGCTACTCTCTTTGCTGTTTTTCTAAGCTTCTTATGCTATCTCGTGTTAGAAAGGATACAAAGAGTCTTAATTGATAAAACAAAACTATCTTCTTCTATGATAGAAAATAAAAATTTCTTTTAA
- a CDS encoding tRNA dihydrouridine synthase translates to MEDVTDVVFRHVISEAAKPDVFFTEFTNTESYCHPEGRDSVRGRLTFTEDEQPIVAHIWGDKPEYFKQMSVDMKELGFRGIDLNMGCPVHNVAANGKGAGLIRRPEVAAELIQAAKAGGLPVSVKTRLGYVKVDEWRDWLRHVLEQDIANLSIHLRTRKEMSKVDAHWELIPEIKKLRDEIAPNTLLTINGDIPDRATGLQLVDQYGVDGVMIGRGVFTNPFAFEKEPREHSVKEYLDLLLLQLDLHDQYSSEFEPRPFKPLLRFFKIYIRGFRGASELRNQLMGTKSTDEVRRLVKEVMDKGLD, encoded by the coding sequence ATGGAAGATGTCACGGACGTCGTGTTCCGTCACGTCATCAGTGAAGCCGCGAAACCGGATGTCTTTTTCACGGAATTTACGAATACGGAAAGTTATTGCCATCCTGAAGGAAGAGATAGTGTACGCGGCCGGTTGACGTTCACCGAAGATGAACAACCGATTGTAGCGCATATTTGGGGAGATAAACCGGAGTACTTTAAACAAATGAGCGTCGACATGAAAGAACTCGGATTCCGTGGCATTGATTTAAACATGGGATGCCCGGTGCACAACGTTGCAGCAAATGGAAAAGGCGCGGGATTAATACGGCGCCCTGAAGTGGCGGCGGAACTAATTCAAGCGGCAAAAGCCGGCGGGTTGCCAGTCAGTGTGAAAACAAGACTGGGCTACGTCAAAGTTGATGAATGGCGCGATTGGCTAAGACATGTATTGGAACAGGATATCGCGAATCTTTCTATTCACCTTCGTACTAGAAAAGAAATGAGCAAAGTGGACGCACATTGGGAACTAATCCCTGAGATTAAAAAATTACGGGATGAAATTGCTCCAAATACATTGCTAACGATCAACGGAGATATCCCTGACCGCGCAACAGGATTACAATTAGTCGACCAATACGGCGTCGATGGTGTCATGATCGGCCGCGGCGTTTTCACCAATCCATTCGCGTTTGAAAAAGAACCGAGAGAACATAGCGTGAAAGAATATCTCGACCTGTTGCTTTTACAACTGGATCTCCATGATCAATATTCAAGCGAATTCGAGCCCCGTCCATTCAAACCGCTCCTTCGCTTTTTTAAAATCTACATTCGTGGATTTAGAGGAGCAAGCGAGTTACGAAATCAATTAATGGGTACGAAATCGACGGATGAAGTGCGGCGGTTGGTGAAAGAGGTAATGGATAAGGGATTGGATTGA
- a CDS encoding CBS domain-containing protein: MQVIISHVNTDFDALASMIAAKKLYPNAPLVISDKQDNRVQRFLNIYRDTLDFVRDIHVDWDEVTEMIIVDVASLSRLGKLPKDFDEKKRKFIVYDHHPKRETDVAYDEGIVEPVGAAVTLLLEEIQKQGLPISQFEASLFGLGIYTDTGNFTYKNTTARDLLMAGYLIENGMSLEMVQRFSEEVLKPEQQELLDHLLSETTIHEVDGLEIAVSSWQLKKPQNGLATITTRLLKTKGTDAAITVVKMKNNVHVVGRANSDRITLLPILQMFGGGGHKHAGSATVKKGDLENVLNELTDHLDLMLKPAISAREIMTHPVKTLSPDTTIEEAGQLMYRYGHSGYPIVADDRLVGLITRRDLDKGNHHGLGHAPVKGYMTTNVITIDPSTTAEQIQELVIEHNIGRLPVVEDGKMVGIVTRTNIIEMLHSDTFSDESDEKSDVSQHHLQEVMESQLSEDVFSLLKEIGEIASRMDIPVFLIGGIVRDILLDKPNDDIDIVVEGNGILFAKNLQEEYGGEVLEHESFGTATWLHPSELSIDLTSSRLEYYERPASLPNVETSTLEEDLQRRDFTINAMAIRLNVDTFGELIDPFGGREDIREEKIKVLHNISFIEDPTRIFRAVRFEGRFQFRMDEQTEKLALNSIENVIHLTAPRIVEEMKRLFKEGNPSDVIRRLFELQFWQQFGIKDEAEGSACMIAEKLQALYHEHSADRQGSQLDWFPYFLLPFYCGSSLHAVQKFALTKQDMKLLKEIEGLKQFGHWSEADQIGDYHPLLKHVSEEAIFFILAAEKMEKQQLVIDYVNRRYHLPKYLTGEDLVKLGHKPGPSFSEILLKVEVGQLNGKIASKEQAQEWLTEHFLYSKQI; this comes from the coding sequence TTGCAAGTAATAATTTCACATGTAAACACGGATTTCGATGCGCTCGCTTCGATGATTGCAGCAAAGAAACTTTATCCGAACGCCCCCCTCGTCATTTCGGACAAGCAGGACAACCGGGTGCAGCGCTTTTTGAATATTTACCGGGATACGCTCGATTTTGTGCGGGACATCCATGTCGATTGGGACGAAGTGACGGAGATGATCATAGTCGATGTCGCTTCCCTTTCCAGATTAGGAAAGCTTCCGAAAGACTTTGACGAGAAAAAACGAAAGTTTATCGTCTATGACCATCACCCGAAGCGGGAAACTGATGTCGCGTATGATGAGGGAATTGTCGAACCTGTAGGAGCCGCCGTCACGTTGCTGCTCGAAGAAATCCAAAAACAGGGTCTGCCGATCTCCCAGTTTGAAGCTTCCCTTTTCGGACTTGGCATTTATACGGATACCGGGAATTTTACATATAAAAACACGACAGCCCGCGATTTGCTAATGGCCGGTTATTTGATTGAAAACGGAATGAGTCTGGAAATGGTGCAGCGTTTTTCAGAAGAAGTTCTAAAGCCCGAACAGCAAGAGTTACTGGACCACCTCCTTTCAGAGACAACTATTCACGAGGTGGACGGACTGGAAATCGCCGTCAGTTCCTGGCAGTTGAAAAAACCACAGAACGGGCTCGCCACGATTACGACTAGATTATTGAAAACGAAAGGGACGGACGCGGCCATTACAGTCGTCAAGATGAAAAACAATGTCCATGTCGTGGGACGTGCTAATTCCGACCGGATCACCTTGTTGCCGATTCTCCAGATGTTTGGCGGAGGAGGCCATAAGCATGCGGGCTCTGCAACGGTTAAAAAAGGCGACCTGGAAAATGTGTTAAACGAGCTGACCGACCATTTGGATCTAATGTTGAAGCCGGCCATCTCCGCAAGAGAAATCATGACCCATCCTGTGAAGACGTTGTCCCCTGACACGACAATCGAGGAAGCAGGCCAACTCATGTACCGTTACGGACATTCCGGTTATCCGATTGTGGCGGATGACCGGTTAGTCGGCTTGATTACCAGAAGGGATCTCGACAAAGGGAATCACCACGGCTTGGGACACGCGCCGGTAAAAGGATATATGACGACGAATGTTATCACAATCGATCCGTCTACGACAGCTGAACAAATACAGGAGCTTGTCATCGAGCATAATATCGGTCGGCTGCCTGTAGTCGAAGATGGAAAAATGGTCGGCATTGTAACGAGGACAAATATTATTGAAATGTTGCACAGTGATACGTTCTCGGATGAGTCGGATGAAAAATCTGATGTCTCACAACATCATTTGCAGGAAGTGATGGAATCGCAATTATCGGAAGACGTGTTCTCTTTGTTGAAGGAGATCGGCGAAATCGCAAGCCGGATGGATATCCCAGTCTTTCTGATTGGCGGCATTGTGCGGGACATCCTTCTGGACAAACCGAATGACGACATTGATATCGTCGTGGAGGGCAATGGAATCCTATTTGCTAAAAACCTGCAGGAGGAGTACGGGGGTGAAGTACTCGAACACGAAAGCTTCGGCACGGCGACTTGGCTCCATCCGTCAGAGTTGTCCATCGATTTGACCTCATCAAGGCTCGAATATTACGAGCGTCCTGCGTCTTTGCCGAATGTTGAAACATCAACTTTGGAAGAAGATCTGCAGAGGCGGGACTTCACGATCAATGCGATGGCGATCCGTCTGAATGTAGATACATTCGGCGAGCTCATCGATCCGTTCGGCGGCCGGGAAGATATCCGTGAGGAGAAGATAAAAGTTCTTCATAATATCAGTTTCATTGAAGATCCGACACGCATTTTCCGGGCGGTACGTTTTGAAGGGCGTTTTCAATTCCGGATGGATGAGCAAACCGAAAAATTGGCATTGAACTCCATTGAGAATGTCATACATCTGACAGCGCCCCGCATCGTGGAGGAGATGAAACGGCTCTTCAAAGAAGGCAACCCGTCCGATGTAATCCGCCGATTATTCGAACTGCAATTCTGGCAGCAATTTGGAATCAAAGACGAAGCGGAAGGATCGGCTTGTATGATCGCGGAGAAACTCCAAGCACTGTACCATGAACATTCCGCAGACCGCCAAGGAAGTCAGTTGGACTGGTTCCCCTACTTCTTGCTGCCGTTCTATTGTGGCTCAAGCCTTCATGCCGTCCAAAAATTTGCTCTGACGAAACAAGATATGAAGTTGTTAAAGGAAATCGAGGGATTGAAGCAATTTGGCCATTGGAGCGAAGCGGATCAGATCGGTGATTATCACCCTCTTTTGAAGCATGTTTCAGAAGAAGCGATTTTCTTTATTCTGGCCGCGGAGAAGATGGAAAAGCAACAACTAGTCATCGATTATGTGAACCGCCGATATCATCTTCCGAAATATTTGACGGGAGAAGATTTAGTGAAGCTTGGCCATAAACCCGGTCCTTCATTCTCCGAGATTCTATTGAAGGTGGAAGTGGGTCAGCTAAATGGGAAAATTGCATCAAAAGAACAAGCCCAAGAGTGGCTAACAGAACACTTTCTTTATAGTAAGCAAATCTGA